Proteins found in one Campylobacter concisus genomic segment:
- a CDS encoding ComEA family DNA-binding protein, whose amino-acid sequence MKKIIFSLLAAASTLLAAINLNTATKEELMSLDGIGSSKADAIIEYRKANKFNSIEDIKNVNGIGDKTFENLKSDISVSGTTKIDDTKSKIKSKKDEIKEKASKKSDEVKEKKDSVKDDSIKEIKDKKEKLKDKAQKSKAKKEKSKE is encoded by the coding sequence ATGAAAAAGATTATATTCTCACTATTAGCAGCAGCTTCTACATTACTAGCAGCCATAAATTTAAACACCGCCACAAAAGAAGAGTTAATGAGTTTAGATGGTATAGGATCTTCAAAGGCAGATGCAATAATAGAGTATAGAAAAGCGAATAAATTTAACTCAATAGAAGACATAAAAAATGTAAATGGTATAGGCGACAAGACATTTGAAAATTTAAAATCAGATATATCAGTATCAGGCACTACAAAGATAGATGACACAAAATCAAAAATAAAATCTAAAAAAGATGAGATAAAAGAAAAAGCAAGTAAAAAGAGTGATGAAGTAAAAGAGAAAAAAGATAGTGTTAAAGACGATAGTATAAAAGAGATAAAAGATAAGAAAGAAAAGCTAAAAGATAAAGCACAAAAGAGTAAAGCTAAAAAAGAGAAAAGCAAAGAGTAA
- a CDS encoding 4Fe-4S dicluster domain-containing protein: MQQTLNSRRSFIAAAGLFFATTALKAAPKDFSGSNVRYGMAIDLTRCVGCQSCTMSCMLENDVQPGAFRTIVSEYEAKDKSGKMAVIASLPRLCNHCNKPACIDVCPTGASYQRSNGIVKIDTKECIGCALCVEACPYHARYLSLHTYKADKCTFCDHRLRAGLQPACVESCVGGSRIIGDLNDPNSNIRKFLATHETMVIDSPKNTNPQVFYHGVSEILAKNDKKLELDNGYKKVISWSEEIAQ, encoded by the coding sequence ATGCAACAGACCTTAAATTCTCGTCGCAGCTTCATTGCAGCTGCAGGATTATTTTTTGCTACGACCGCACTAAAGGCTGCGCCAAAGGATTTTAGCGGTAGTAATGTTCGCTATGGCATGGCGATAGATCTAACAAGATGCGTTGGATGTCAGTCATGTACTATGAGCTGTATGTTAGAAAACGACGTTCAGCCAGGCGCTTTTAGAACCATTGTTTCCGAGTACGAGGCAAAGGATAAAAGCGGTAAAATGGCGGTCATTGCGTCACTTCCAAGACTTTGCAACCACTGCAACAAGCCAGCCTGTATCGACGTTTGTCCAACAGGAGCAAGCTATCAAAGAAGCAACGGCATCGTAAAGATCGACACAAAAGAGTGCATAGGCTGTGCGCTTTGCGTGGAGGCCTGTCCATATCACGCAAGATATCTTAGCTTACATACCTACAAGGCCGATAAATGCACCTTCTGCGACCACAGACTAAGAGCGGGACTTCAGCCAGCATGTGTAGAGAGCTGTGTGGGCGGTAGCCGTATAATAGGCGATCTTAACGATCCTAACTCAAATATCAGAAAGTTTCTAGCCACACACGAGACTATGGTTATAGATAGCCCTAAAAATACAAATCCACAGGTGTTCTACCACGGCGTTAGCGAAATTTTGGCTAAAAACGATAAGAAACTCGAGCTTGATAATGGATACAAAAAGGTTATCAGCTGGAGCGAAGAGATAGCACAGTAA
- a CDS encoding NFACT RNA binding domain-containing protein, translating to MKYAHLVQIASYLSNFTKINQAKRINDMTILIEFNGEKIIFDLNKSNSAIYKDDEQKEAKIYQAPFDNVLKKRFNASHIKSVECLKDNRILKFICTQSGSYKSENFILYLEFTGRFTNAVITDENNVIIEALRHIDNSYRKIETGEVLRELPAITIKEKPCEPITDFEAFFKSEAARVNESRIASLKEAKLASVQKKIDSMSEILNSLEDKDELMKKSEEASNLGSLLLANLGNFKGYEREICLKDFDGNDIKLTLGDTPKNSANEFYTRSKKFRAKAIGVDIEKRNLKEKIEFFEGLKSLLKEASSLYELEILSPKNKAKQRERQIKDVSENAEIFYVREFKILVGRNEKGNINLLDLAKKDDIWLHLKDVPSAHVIIKTNKSKVPEDVLEMAAKFCVEFSVKGAGRYEVDYTKRENLKRENGANVTYTNYKTIIINKG from the coding sequence ATGAAGTACGCACATTTAGTTCAAATAGCAAGTTATTTATCAAATTTTACAAAGATAAACCAAGCAAAACGCATTAATGATATGACCATTTTAATCGAATTTAATGGCGAAAAGATCATTTTTGACCTAAATAAATCAAACTCTGCAATTTATAAAGACGATGAGCAAAAAGAGGCAAAAATTTATCAAGCGCCTTTTGATAATGTGCTAAAAAAGCGCTTTAACGCCTCGCATATAAAAAGCGTTGAATGCTTAAAAGATAATAGAATTTTAAAATTTATTTGTACGCAAAGTGGCTCATATAAAAGTGAAAATTTTATCCTCTATCTTGAATTTACTGGGCGTTTTACAAATGCTGTAATAACTGATGAAAATAACGTAATAATCGAGGCGTTAAGACATATCGATAATAGCTACCGAAAGATAGAAACTGGCGAAGTTTTAAGAGAGCTTCCAGCTATCACCATCAAAGAAAAACCGTGCGAACCCATAACTGACTTTGAAGCGTTTTTTAAAAGCGAAGCAGCTAGAGTAAATGAGTCCAGGATAGCTAGCTTAAAAGAGGCGAAGCTTGCAAGCGTGCAAAAAAAGATAGATAGCATGAGCGAAATTTTAAACTCACTTGAAGACAAAGATGAACTAATGAAAAAAAGCGAGGAAGCTTCGAATTTAGGATCGCTTTTGCTTGCAAATTTGGGAAATTTTAAGGGCTATGAGAGGGAAATTTGTCTGAAAGATTTTGATGGCAACGATATAAAACTAACTCTTGGCGACACACCAAAAAATAGTGCAAATGAGTTTTACACAAGATCAAAAAAATTTCGTGCAAAAGCCATTGGTGTAGATATAGAAAAGAGAAATTTGAAAGAAAAAATAGAGTTTTTTGAAGGATTAAAGTCTCTCTTAAAAGAAGCGAGCAGTCTTTATGAGCTTGAAATTTTAAGCCCAAAAAACAAGGCAAAACAAAGAGAGCGCCAGATAAAAGATGTGAGCGAAAATGCTGAAATTTTCTATGTCAGAGAGTTTAAAATCTTAGTTGGCAGAAACGAAAAAGGCAATATAAATTTACTTGATCTAGCCAAAAAAGACGACATCTGGCTTCATCTAAAAGACGTCCCAAGCGCTCACGTCATCATCAAGACAAACAAGAGCAAAGTGCCAGAAGATGTGCTAGAAATGGCAGCTAAATTCTGCGTGGAATTTAGTGTAAAGGGAGCTGGCAGGTACGAGGTAGACTATACTAAGCGTGAAAATTTAAAGCGTGAAAACGGCGCAAATGTCACTTATACGAACTATAAAACTATCATCATAAATAAAGGCTAA
- the leuC gene encoding 3-isopropylmalate dehydratase large subunit: MKQTITEKIFSDHVGKEVSAGEIIESKIDMIIGNDITTPISIKQFERSGAKKLANSDGFAIVMDHYIPTKDILSANQAKISREFAYKHDLKNYFDEKDMGIEHALLPEKGLVIPGDVIIGADSHTCTHGALGAFSTGMGSTDLAYAMITGKNWFKVPESIKVVFRGKLDRHVYGKDLILEIIRQIGVDGALYKALEFSGEVIDALSMDDRFSMCNMAIEAGAKSGIIAVDEITKEFLKDKNLRDKPKFFYSDEGAKYDKILEIDVTNLDPVIAYPFLPSNGKSVRQAVSDDLAIDQAFIGSCTNGRLSDLRIAAQILKGKKVARKTRLIITPATQKIARAAEKEGLIDIFIEAGAVVSNPTCGACLGGYMGILGANERCISTTNRNFVGRMGDRTSEIYLANSAVVAASAIAGKIADPRDL, encoded by the coding sequence ATGAAACAAACTATTACCGAGAAAATATTTTCAGATCACGTTGGCAAAGAGGTAAGCGCAGGAGAGATCATCGAAAGTAAGATCGATATGATCATAGGCAACGACATCACGACGCCTATTTCGATCAAGCAGTTTGAGCGAAGCGGTGCTAAAAAGCTAGCCAACTCAGACGGCTTTGCCATCGTTATGGATCACTACATCCCGACAAAGGACATCCTAAGCGCAAATCAAGCTAAAATTTCACGCGAATTTGCCTACAAACACGACCTTAAAAACTATTTTGATGAAAAAGATATGGGCATCGAGCACGCGCTTTTGCCTGAAAAAGGGCTAGTCATCCCAGGCGACGTCATCATCGGCGCAGACAGCCACACCTGTACGCACGGCGCTCTTGGAGCGTTTAGTACTGGCATGGGCAGCACCGACCTAGCTTATGCGATGATCACTGGCAAAAACTGGTTTAAAGTGCCTGAGAGTATCAAAGTCGTCTTTAGAGGCAAACTTGATAGGCACGTTTATGGCAAGGATCTTATCCTTGAGATCATCCGCCAAATAGGCGTTGATGGCGCACTTTACAAGGCGCTTGAGTTTAGTGGCGAGGTGATAGACGCTCTTAGCATGGATGATAGATTTTCAATGTGTAACATGGCGATCGAAGCTGGCGCAAAGAGCGGTATCATCGCGGTTGATGAGATCACAAAAGAGTTTTTAAAAGATAAAAATTTACGCGATAAACCAAAATTTTTCTACTCAGACGAGGGCGCAAAATATGACAAAATTTTAGAGATAGATGTCACAAACCTCGATCCAGTCATCGCATATCCATTTTTGCCAAGCAACGGCAAGAGCGTAAGACAGGCGGTTAGTGACGATCTAGCTATCGATCAGGCATTTATCGGCTCATGTACAAATGGCCGTCTAAGCGACCTTCGCATCGCAGCGCAGATCCTAAAAGGCAAAAAAGTAGCTCGCAAGACAAGGCTCATCATCACTCCAGCGACACAAAAGATCGCAAGAGCTGCCGAGAAAGAGGGCTTAATCGACATTTTCATCGAAGCAGGAGCAGTTGTGAGTAACCCAACATGTGGAGCTTGTCTTGGCGGATATATGGGAATTTTAGGTGCAAATGAGCGCTGTATCTCGACGACAAATAGAAATTTTGTCGGACGTATGGGCGATAGAACGAGTGAAATTTATCTAGCCAACTCAGCAGTTGTAGCGGCTTCAGCCATAGCAGGTAAAATCGCCGATCCAAGGGACTTATAG
- a CDS encoding TonB-dependent siderophore receptor, with amino-acid sequence MNKFRISAVLCFAISALNAADVSLDGISIEDSADDGYRATTSEVGKTNTPILEIPQTVNVVTQQQLKDKKPETLAESLQNVSGISYGNTTGGIFDSIIKRGFGGGRDGSIMRNGVPASVMHSFNKTVESVEVLKGPASLLYGAQEPGGIINMVTKKPKYDFSNEIWAGIGNRNYWNTGFDTTGPIAESGFAYRFIFDTMQKDYWREFGEYKNVLFAPSLSYKGDDYRINLAYARTHSTDPIDRGMYLIPSTGKLLPIDKKRRLDEPFNKLKTKLDTLDVNFEKNLGENWLLKGAYAFSRSKHEYGHIRLMNVNLNTGVAARRNEAYDGFIHRTHAGSLNLNGYVKTGEIEHNLLFGIDAKEYYRYRPGGLKDTGNHLSINIYHPIYGRVGLPTARESSIQYQKLKTIGFYAQDSINLTENLIYSLGTRYEYYDQVARGTTSGPNSTDQQDGKFTWQTGLLYLLTPQWSVYTNYAQSFSPQMAISGDDIGDIKPEEGKSIELGTKFQNDSITASAAVFNINKKNIMRTVNSVSTPVGEARSRGFEFDFNGRVTQGLSVGASYAYTKTEVRKDSGAFAVLVGKPLEATPKHQASLFANYDFSHLGVKGLRIGGGARYFGSWYTYYMRTNLSAVPAGTAFKMDSAVVYDAFISYDTKIAGYETNFSFNVKNLTDKLYYTSSSTGTQANIIPIQPGYARQFMLTASVKF; translated from the coding sequence ATGAATAAATTTCGCATTAGTGCGGTACTTTGTTTTGCTATTTCTGCTTTAAATGCTGCTGATGTAAGCTTAGATGGCATCAGCATTGAAGATAGCGCAGACGATGGCTACAGAGCCACAACGAGTGAGGTGGGTAAGACAAATACGCCTATTTTGGAGATCCCGCAGACGGTAAACGTCGTGACGCAACAACAGCTAAAGGATAAAAAACCCGAGACTCTAGCCGAAAGCCTTCAAAACGTGAGCGGCATTAGCTACGGCAACACCACGGGCGGTATCTTTGACTCGATCATAAAAAGGGGATTTGGCGGCGGACGCGACGGCTCGATCATGCGAAACGGCGTACCGGCTAGCGTCATGCATAGCTTTAATAAAACCGTAGAAAGTGTCGAGGTGCTAAAAGGCCCGGCTAGCTTGCTCTACGGCGCGCAAGAACCTGGCGGCATCATAAATATGGTTACCAAAAAGCCAAAATACGACTTCTCAAACGAAATTTGGGCGGGCATCGGCAACCGCAACTACTGGAATACAGGCTTTGATACCACAGGGCCTATTGCGGAGAGTGGATTTGCGTATAGATTTATATTTGATACGATGCAAAAGGACTACTGGAGAGAGTTTGGCGAATATAAAAACGTTCTCTTTGCACCATCACTTTCGTATAAAGGTGACGACTACCGCATAAATTTGGCCTATGCGCGCACACACTCGACCGATCCGATCGACCGCGGTATGTATCTCATTCCAAGCACTGGAAAACTACTACCCATAGATAAAAAAAGACGCCTTGACGAGCCATTTAATAAGCTAAAAACAAAGCTTGACACGCTAGATGTAAATTTCGAGAAAAATCTCGGTGAAAACTGGCTACTAAAGGGCGCTTACGCGTTTTCTCGCTCAAAGCACGAATACGGTCATATCAGGCTAATGAACGTAAATTTAAATACGGGCGTTGCGGCTAGACGAAACGAGGCGTATGACGGATTTATCCACCGCACGCATGCTGGATCACTAAATTTAAACGGCTATGTTAAAACAGGTGAGATAGAACACAACTTGCTCTTTGGCATCGACGCAAAGGAGTACTACCGCTATAGACCAGGCGGCCTAAAAGATACGGGTAACCACTTAAGCATAAACATATATCATCCTATCTATGGAAGAGTAGGACTACCAACTGCCAGGGAGTCAAGCATCCAGTATCAAAAGCTAAAAACTATCGGATTTTACGCACAAGATAGCATAAATTTAACTGAAAACTTAATCTACTCTTTAGGAACTAGGTATGAATACTACGACCAAGTAGCTCGCGGCACAACTAGTGGACCAAATAGCACAGATCAGCAAGATGGTAAATTTACGTGGCAAACTGGACTTTTATATCTACTAACGCCTCAGTGGTCTGTTTATACCAACTACGCGCAAAGCTTTAGCCCGCAAATGGCGATCAGCGGCGACGACATCGGCGACATAAAGCCCGAAGAAGGCAAAAGCATAGAGCTGGGAACTAAATTTCAAAACGATAGCATAACGGCTAGCGCGGCGGTTTTTAATATCAATAAGAAAAACATCATGCGCACCGTAAATAGCGTGAGTACGCCAGTGGGCGAGGCGCGCTCTAGAGGATTTGAGTTTGACTTTAACGGCCGCGTGACACAAGGGCTAAGCGTGGGCGCTAGCTACGCGTACACTAAAACCGAGGTGCGCAAGGATAGCGGAGCGTTTGCCGTGCTAGTGGGCAAACCGCTAGAAGCTACGCCAAAGCACCAAGCCAGCCTCTTTGCCAACTACGACTTTAGCCACCTAGGCGTAAAAGGTCTAAGGATCGGCGGTGGAGCTAGATATTTTGGCTCGTGGTATACATACTATATGAGGACAAATTTATCTGCCGTACCAGCAGGAACGGCATTTAAGATGGATAGTGCAGTTGTTTATGATGCTTTCATCAGCTACGATACCAAGATCGCGGGCTACGAGACAAATTTCTCGTTTAACGTCAAAAACTTGACCGACAAGCTTTATTATACGTCCTCATCGACCGGCACGCAGGCTAATATCATACCGATACAACCGGGCTATGCTCGCCAGTTTATGCTAACAGCTAGCGTTAAATTCTAA
- a CDS encoding GntP family permease — protein sequence MSGISLIVCFVVAIILMIVMISKLKVHPFLALMSISLVLAIVAGIDLSKIPAMIGVGFSGTFKSIGIVIIFGTIIGTVLEKTGAALKLADMVVKLVGQKRPELAMLIMGWVVGIPVFCDSGFVVLNSIREALYKKISASPVAMSVALSGGLYASHVFIPPTPGPIAAAGTLGLGGNLLLVIIMGTVVSVPVLIAVYFFSKSVGKSVTISDKDADATITASYEELLKKFGTLPSGFLSLAPIIMPIIFMAIGSIVDVLAKQGMFDKTALLPKILLFLGNPIIALAIGVVFCVFLLVEARKIREFDHITNESLKIAGPILFITAAGGVLGNVITEAGFVNFIKENASTIKAIGIFFPFIISAVLKTAQGSSTVAIITTASIMGAFSADNSLMQTLGFTSEISAALCVMAIASGAMCVSHANDSYFWVVTNFSKMTADQGYRTQTAMTFIMGIVGMISVYILSLVLL from the coding sequence ATGAGCGGAATCTCACTAATTGTCTGTTTTGTTGTAGCCATCATACTTATGATAGTTATGATCTCTAAGCTAAAAGTGCATCCATTCTTGGCACTTATGAGCATTTCTTTGGTTCTTGCGATCGTCGCAGGCATCGATCTGTCCAAGATCCCAGCGATGATAGGTGTCGGCTTTAGTGGCACATTTAAGAGTATCGGTATCGTTATTATCTTTGGAACGATCATCGGTACCGTGCTTGAAAAAACGGGAGCTGCACTAAAGCTAGCTGATATGGTCGTAAAGCTAGTCGGACAAAAGCGTCCAGAGCTTGCTATGCTCATCATGGGCTGGGTTGTTGGCATTCCGGTATTTTGTGATAGCGGATTTGTCGTTTTAAACTCTATTCGCGAGGCACTTTATAAGAAAATTTCAGCAAGCCCAGTCGCGATGTCAGTCGCACTTAGTGGCGGCCTATACGCATCTCACGTCTTCATCCCGCCAACTCCTGGCCCAATAGCAGCCGCAGGAACACTTGGTCTTGGCGGAAATTTGCTCCTTGTCATCATCATGGGAACAGTCGTTTCAGTGCCTGTTTTGATAGCTGTTTATTTCTTTTCAAAGAGTGTTGGCAAAAGCGTGACTATCAGCGACAAAGATGCTGATGCTACTATCACAGCTAGTTACGAAGAGCTTTTAAAGAAATTTGGCACGCTACCTAGTGGATTTTTGAGCCTTGCTCCTATCATCATGCCTATCATTTTTATGGCGATTGGTTCTATTGTCGATGTTTTAGCAAAACAAGGCATGTTTGATAAAACGGCTCTCTTGCCAAAGATACTTTTATTTTTAGGAAATCCTATCATTGCTCTTGCAATCGGCGTGGTCTTTTGCGTGTTTTTATTAGTAGAAGCCAGAAAGATAAGAGAATTTGACCACATAACGAACGAGTCTTTAAAGATCGCTGGACCGATACTCTTTATCACTGCAGCTGGCGGTGTTTTGGGCAATGTCATCACTGAGGCCGGCTTTGTAAATTTTATAAAAGAAAATGCCTCTACTATAAAAGCGATAGGAATTTTCTTCCCATTCATCATCTCAGCTGTGCTAAAAACCGCTCAAGGAAGCTCAACTGTGGCAATCATCACGACAGCTTCTATCATGGGTGCATTTAGCGCCGACAACTCACTCATGCAAACACTTGGCTTTACTAGTGAAATTTCAGCTGCTCTTTGTGTCATGGCGATAGCCTCTGGTGCAATGTGTGTATCTCACGCAAATGACAGCTATTTCTGGGTTGTGACAAACTTTAGCAAGATGACCGCCGATCAAGGCTACCGCACACAAACGGCTATGACGTTTATAATGGGTATCGTTGGTATGATTAGCGTTTATATATTATCTTTGGTGCTTTTATGA
- a CDS encoding phospholipase A, producing the protein MMSKILLFLSLALSFLIASGLDDFKRAQELEQSGDIKAAMQIYKELAKSSLNEQNVVQNVQASEPVPREAKLKQANLLREDKSGKNLQNTLGIELYKFNYLLPVTYAKNVPNDERKSVETKFQISLAKPLFYDLFGLRESLVAAYTQTSWWQITRTSAPFRETNYQPEIFLNFASPKYLNQIGVKNLKFGLLHESNGRDGSNSRSWNRAYVQSDFVFGKLSISPRAWMVVGNKGDNKDILKYIGHGDVRLSYNLNDHIFSLMLRNNLHFDKTNKGAAEISYMFPIFSTGVYGYLQYFTGYGESLIDYNRHTDKFGLGFVVLK; encoded by the coding sequence ATGATGAGTAAAATTTTATTGTTTTTAAGCCTTGCCCTTAGTTTTTTGATAGCAAGTGGGTTAGATGATTTTAAAAGGGCACAAGAGCTGGAGCAAAGTGGCGACATAAAGGCTGCGATGCAAATTTATAAAGAGTTAGCTAAAAGCTCTTTAAACGAGCAAAACGTGGTACAAAATGTGCAAGCAAGCGAGCCAGTGCCAAGAGAGGCAAAGCTAAAGCAAGCCAATCTTTTAAGAGAAGATAAAAGTGGTAAAAATTTACAAAATACACTTGGTATCGAGCTTTATAAATTTAACTACCTTTTGCCAGTAACTTATGCTAAAAATGTGCCAAACGATGAGCGAAAAAGCGTTGAAACTAAGTTTCAAATAAGCCTTGCAAAGCCGTTGTTTTATGACCTGTTTGGACTTAGAGAGAGCCTTGTGGCAGCCTACACGCAGACATCTTGGTGGCAGATAACAAGAACTTCAGCGCCGTTTCGTGAGACGAACTATCAGCCAGAAATTTTTCTAAATTTTGCTTCTCCAAAATATTTGAATCAAATAGGTGTAAAAAACCTAAAATTTGGACTTTTGCATGAGTCAAACGGACGAGATGGTAGCAATTCAAGAAGCTGGAATAGAGCTTATGTGCAAAGTGATTTTGTTTTTGGCAAGCTTAGCATTTCGCCAAGAGCTTGGATGGTAGTGGGCAATAAGGGCGATAATAAAGATATATTAAAATACATAGGACACGGCGATGTAAGGCTTAGCTACAACCTTAATGATCACATTTTTAGCCTAATGCTAAGAAATAACTTACATTTTGATAAAACAAATAAAGGTGCTGCTGAAATTTCATATATGTTTCCTATCTTTTCAACTGGAGTTTATGGCTATTTGCAGTATTTTACTGGATATGGCGAGAGTTTGATTGATTATAATAGGCATACTGATAAATTTGGTCTTGGTTTTGTTGTTTTAAAATAA
- a CDS encoding glycerate kinase family protein, with amino-acid sequence MRILVAIDSLKGSLSSLEAGLAIKEGLEEIDCEVVVKPIADGGEGSVEAMADALGAKFIDTIVKNPLGIEILARYALKDDLAILEMSSASGLTLINPDERNPLKTSTFGFGQMIKDAIAKGARKFIIGIGGSATNDAGTGMLSALGFKFYDKDGALLEGKGENLAKIYEFTDEDALKELKDCEFLIACDVDNPLYGMNGAAHVYAPQKGANGRMVKELDNGLKHFATLVKEKTNSKFHTQKGAGAAGGLGFAFVAFLGAKLRPGIEIITQTIALEDEIKKADLVITGEGRMDFQSSMGKTPTGVAKLAKKYHKPVIAFAGSVQKCAKDCHKNGIDAYFCILNEPVSLEEAMRKDVAIRNLKMTAEQVIRLYMLNYKA; translated from the coding sequence ATGAGAATTTTAGTTGCGATTGATTCGTTAAAAGGCTCGCTTAGCTCACTTGAAGCGGGCCTTGCTATAAAAGAAGGACTAGAAGAGATCGACTGCGAGGTCGTCGTCAAACCTATCGCTGATGGCGGTGAAGGTAGTGTAGAGGCGATGGCTGATGCACTTGGCGCGAAATTTATAGATACGATAGTTAAAAATCCACTTGGAATTGAAATTTTAGCTAGATATGCACTAAAAGATGACCTTGCCATACTTGAGATGTCAAGCGCTTCTGGCCTTACACTCATAAACCCAGATGAGAGAAATCCACTAAAGACTAGCACATTTGGTTTTGGTCAGATGATAAAAGATGCCATTGCTAAAGGTGCCAGAAAATTTATCATTGGCATCGGTGGAAGTGCGACAAATGACGCTGGCACAGGTATGCTAAGTGCACTTGGCTTTAAATTTTATGATAAAGATGGTGCTTTACTTGAAGGAAAAGGCGAGAATTTAGCCAAAATTTATGAGTTTACAGATGAAGATGCTTTAAAAGAGCTAAAGGATTGCGAGTTTTTAATCGCCTGCGATGTAGATAATCCGCTTTATGGCATGAATGGAGCAGCCCATGTTTATGCCCCTCAAAAGGGTGCAAATGGCCGTATGGTAAAAGAGCTTGATAATGGGCTAAAACACTTTGCAACTCTTGTAAAGGAAAAGACTAATAGCAAATTTCACACACAAAAAGGTGCTGGCGCAGCTGGTGGACTTGGCTTTGCATTCGTGGCATTTTTAGGAGCGAAACTTCGCCCAGGCATTGAGATCATTACGCAGACTATTGCACTTGAAGATGAGATCAAAAAGGCTGATCTAGTCATCACTGGTGAAGGCCGTATGGATTTTCAAAGCTCAATGGGCAAGACACCAACTGGGGTTGCAAAACTAGCCAAAAAGTATCATAAGCCAGTGATCGCATTTGCTGGAAGCGTGCAAAAATGCGCCAAAGATTGCCACAAAAATGGGATTGATGCCTATTTTTGTATATTAAATGAGCCAGTAAGTCTTGAAGAAGCGATGAGAAAAGATGTCGCGATTAGAAATTTAAAGATGACAGCAGAGCAAGTCATTCGCCTTTATATGCTAAACTACAAAGCATAA
- a CDS encoding Rrf2 family transcriptional regulator: MPKHPSSTNTTSQVSDTPQHLTLLQIFNAVNNKEKLFKIHSDSPKACPLGSKIEGLLTTPLLKAQEALEDSLRSITLQDLLDELINL, encoded by the coding sequence ATGCCTAAACACCCCAGCTCCACAAACACCACGTCTCAAGTCAGTGATACTCCCCAACATCTAACCCTCCTTCAAATTTTTAACGCAGTAAATAATAAAGAAAAACTTTTCAAGATCCACTCTGACTCACCTAAAGCCTGCCCGCTTGGTAGCAAGATCGAAGGTCTCTTAACCACCCCCCTCCTAAAAGCACAAGAAGCTTTAGAGGATAGTTTAAGAAGCATTACTTTACAAGATCTATTAGATGAACTTATTAATTTGTAA
- a CDS encoding SemiSWEET family transporter, whose protein sequence is MSEKNLQILGWIGTCLSVVMYFSYIPQIMGNLDGNKTPFIQPLAAALNCTIWTSYGLLKAKKDYPLSAANFPGIIFGLLATITAF, encoded by the coding sequence ATGAGCGAAAAAAATCTACAAATTTTAGGCTGGATCGGCACATGCCTATCAGTTGTTATGTACTTTTCATACATCCCACAAATAATGGGTAATCTTGACGGCAACAAGACGCCTTTTATACAGCCACTAGCGGCTGCACTAAACTGCACAATCTGGACAAGTTACGGACTATTAAAAGCTAAAAAAGACTATCCACTTTCTGCTGCAAACTTCCCAGGTATAATCTTTGGTCTTTTGGCAACTATAACAGCGTTTTAA
- a CDS encoding molybdenum cofactor guanylyltransferase gives MQTCVILAGGKSSRMGQDKTLLPFGGFKTLTHYEVAKFSKVFEEVYVSSKFEKFSPPLKLIKDENSDNYSPMLALYSILKNFDHSVFVIPADMPFFDLKSLEELVKFKDKFDIVVASDNEHIHSLCGFFSPGLATLAHEFYLKNEHKIGLLRKSCKCKVVNFKDSGQFFNVNFPDEYEMAKKIQEKKIDDE, from the coding sequence ATGCAAACTTGCGTGATTTTAGCAGGTGGTAAAAGCTCGCGTATGGGGCAAGATAAGACACTTTTGCCATTTGGTGGTTTTAAGACGCTTACTCATTATGAGGTTGCGAAATTTAGCAAAGTTTTTGAAGAGGTTTATGTAAGCTCAAAATTTGAGAAATTTAGCCCACCACTAAAGCTTATAAAAGATGAAAATAGCGATAACTATTCGCCAATGCTCGCACTTTACTCCATTCTTAAAAATTTTGATCATAGTGTTTTTGTGATACCAGCTGATATGCCATTTTTTGATCTTAAAAGCTTAGAGGAGCTTGTTAAATTTAAAGATAAATTTGACATAGTTGTGGCCAGTGATAATGAGCACATTCACTCGCTTTGTGGTTTTTTTAGCCCAGGGCTTGCCACTTTGGCTCATGAGTTTTATTTAAAAAATGAGCATAAAATCGGACTTTTGAGAAAAAGCTGTAAATGCAAAGTCGTAAATTTTAAAGATAGTGGGCAATTTTTTAACGTAAATTTCCCTGACGAATACGAAATGGCAAAGAAAATCCAAGAAAAGAAGATAGATGATGAGTAA